From a region of the Rhinopithecus roxellana isolate Shanxi Qingling chromosome 8, ASM756505v1, whole genome shotgun sequence genome:
- the ODF3L2 gene encoding outer dense fiber protein 3-like protein 2 isoform X2, giving the protein MGTLSCDPAPRLATARLGRRVMEGQIPETGLRKSCGTATLENAPRQDTSPGPIYFLDPKVTRFGRSCTPAYSMQGRAKSRGLEVTPGPGAYSPEKVPPVRHRTPPAFTLGCRLPPKPLDTSAPAPNAYTMPPLWGSQIFTKPRSPSYTVVGRTPPVRPPQDPAEIPGPGQYDSPDANTYRQRLPAFTMLGRPRAPRPLEETPGPGTHCPEQVTVNKARAPAFSMGIRHSKRASTMAAATPSRPSGHRLPGRCC; this is encoded by the exons ATGGGGACCCTCAGCTGCGACCCCGCCCCACGGTTGGCCACAGCCCGCCTTGGCCGGCGTGTGATGGAGGGCCAGATTCCAGAGACCGGCCTGAGGAAGTCCTGTGGGACCGCCACCCTGGAGAACG CACCACGTCAGGACACCAGCCCAGGCCCCATCTACTTCTTGGACCCCAAAGTCACACGCTTTGGCCGCAGCTGCACCCCTGCCTACTCCATGCAGGGCCGGGCCAAGTCTCGGG GTCTGGAGGTGACACCAGGCCCTGGGGCCTACAGCCCAGAGAAGGTGCCCCCTGTGCGCCATCGGACACCGCCAGCTTTCACCCTGGGCTGCCGCCTCCCTCCTAAGCCCCTGGACACCTCAGCCCCTGCCCCTAATGCCTACACCATGCCCCCTTTGTGGGGCTCACAGATCTTCACCAAGCCCAGAAGCCCCAGCTACACAGTGGTGGGCCGCACACCCCCGGTGCGCCCCCCGCAGGATCCTGCTGAGATACCAGGCCCGGGCCAGTACGACAGCCCGGACGCCAACACCTACCGCCAGCGCCTGCCCGCCTTCACCATGCTGGGGCGGCCCCGGGCCCCGCGCCCCCTGGAGGAGACCCCCGGCCCAGGCACCCACTGCCCAGAGCAGGTCACTGTGAACAAAGCCAGGGCTCCAGCGTTCTCTATGGGCATCCGCCACTCAAAACGGGCCAGCACCATGGCCGCCGCCACGCCCTCCAGGCCTTCGGGGCACAGGCTGCCTGGCCGCTGCTGCTAG
- the ODF3L2 gene encoding outer dense fiber protein 3-like protein 2 isoform X1: MGTLSCDPAPRLATARLGRRVMEGQIPETGLRKSCGTATLENGSGPGLYVLPSTVGFINHDCTRVASPAYSLVRRPSEAPRQDTSPGPIYFLDPKVTRFGRSCTPAYSMQGRAKSRGLEVTPGPGAYSPEKVPPVRHRTPPAFTLGCRLPPKPLDTSAPAPNAYTMPPLWGSQIFTKPRSPSYTVVGRTPPVRPPQDPAEIPGPGQYDSPDANTYRQRLPAFTMLGRPRAPRPLEETPGPGTHCPEQVTVNKARAPAFSMGIRHSKRASTMAAATPSRPSGHRLPGRCC; encoded by the exons ATGGGGACCCTCAGCTGCGACCCCGCCCCACGGTTGGCCACAGCCCGCCTTGGCCGGCGTGTGATGGAGGGCCAGATTCCAGAGACCGGCCTGAGGAAGTCCTGTGGGACCGCCACCCTGGAGAACG GCTCAGGGCCAGGCTTGTACGTCCTGCCGTCCACCGTGGGCTTCATCAACCACGACTGCACCAGGGTGGCCAGTCCCGCCTACTCACTCGTCCGGAGGCCCAGTGAGG CACCACGTCAGGACACCAGCCCAGGCCCCATCTACTTCTTGGACCCCAAAGTCACACGCTTTGGCCGCAGCTGCACCCCTGCCTACTCCATGCAGGGCCGGGCCAAGTCTCGGG GTCTGGAGGTGACACCAGGCCCTGGGGCCTACAGCCCAGAGAAGGTGCCCCCTGTGCGCCATCGGACACCGCCAGCTTTCACCCTGGGCTGCCGCCTCCCTCCTAAGCCCCTGGACACCTCAGCCCCTGCCCCTAATGCCTACACCATGCCCCCTTTGTGGGGCTCACAGATCTTCACCAAGCCCAGAAGCCCCAGCTACACAGTGGTGGGCCGCACACCCCCGGTGCGCCCCCCGCAGGATCCTGCTGAGATACCAGGCCCGGGCCAGTACGACAGCCCGGACGCCAACACCTACCGCCAGCGCCTGCCCGCCTTCACCATGCTGGGGCGGCCCCGGGCCCCGCGCCCCCTGGAGGAGACCCCCGGCCCAGGCACCCACTGCCCAGAGCAGGTCACTGTGAACAAAGCCAGGGCTCCAGCGTTCTCTATGGGCATCCGCCACTCAAAACGGGCCAGCACCATGGCCGCCGCCACGCCCTCCAGGCCTTCGGGGCACAGGCTGCCTGGCCGCTGCTGCTAG